A part of Cyanobacteriota bacterium genomic DNA contains:
- a CDS encoding CPBP family intramembrane metalloprotease: protein IVILVSLLNQQLWQGQGGSNPILPIALDSGDPLAIACFFTTASLAAPLFEEVMFRGFLLPSLTRYLPAWGAIGISSFLFALAHLSVSEVLPLTALGCVLGFVYLRSRSLLAPILLHGLWNGGTLISLVTLGNS, encoded by the coding sequence GATCGTCATCCTCGTTTCTCTGCTGAATCAACAACTTTGGCAAGGTCAAGGTGGCAGCAACCCCATTCTACCCATCGCTTTAGATAGCGGCGACCCCTTGGCGATCGCTTGTTTTTTCACCACAGCATCCCTCGCTGCCCCCCTATTTGAAGAAGTTATGTTTCGAGGATTTTTGCTGCCTTCCTTAACTCGCTACTTGCCAGCATGGGGGGCGATCGGCATCAGCAGTTTCCTGTTTGCTCTAGCCCACCTCAGTGTCTCTGAAGTGCTACCCCTAACGGCCTTGGGCTGTGTCTTAGGCTTCGTCTATCTGCGATCGCGCAGCTTGTTAGCCCCTATCTTGCTGCATGGTCTGTGGAATGGTGGCACCCTCATCAGCCTAGTCACCCTAG